The following proteins are encoded in a genomic region of Dyadobacter sp. UC 10:
- a CDS encoding PepSY-associated TM helix domain-containing protein: MSSVRKIQTWFQIHKWTSLICTAFLLMLCLTGLPLIFHEEIEELEGKPHLAKEVPAGTPLAGLDKMSENALAKYPEKVIRYIYWDEHEPNTTAFSLSDSIDAAPDNYTTVIMDDHTAEVLETPNYQEGFMYIMLQMHIDMFMGIGGKLFLGLMGLLFIAAIVSGIMLYGPIMKRFDFGMVRTERSTRLKWLDLHNLLGVVTIVWGVVVGFTGVINTASEIVLGLWQMGQLSEMTAPYKTAGPLTGKLSSLDQAIVLTKQAAPDMEPSLIAYPGTPFTSKHHYAVFVKGNTPLTKRIIKPALIDAKKGELTDMRDMPWYVNALFISQPLHFGDYGGLPMKIIWALFDIATIVILGSGLYLWFARNKATRAHISRLSKNETEILTVQAQNENA, translated from the coding sequence ATGAGCTCTGTAAGAAAAATTCAAACCTGGTTTCAGATCCACAAATGGACGAGCCTTATCTGCACAGCCTTTTTGCTGATGCTCTGCCTCACCGGCCTCCCGCTGATATTTCATGAAGAGATCGAAGAACTGGAAGGAAAGCCGCATCTGGCAAAGGAAGTTCCAGCCGGGACACCGCTGGCGGGGTTGGATAAAATGTCAGAAAATGCGCTGGCAAAGTATCCTGAAAAGGTTATCCGCTATATCTACTGGGACGAGCATGAGCCCAACACCACCGCATTCAGCCTTTCGGATTCCATTGATGCGGCACCCGACAATTACACAACGGTGATCATGGATGATCATACGGCGGAAGTTTTGGAAACACCCAATTACCAGGAAGGCTTCATGTACATCATGTTACAAATGCACATTGATATGTTCATGGGCATCGGAGGCAAACTTTTCCTCGGATTGATGGGACTGCTGTTTATCGCGGCGATCGTGTCGGGTATTATGCTTTACGGCCCGATCATGAAACGGTTTGACTTCGGAATGGTGCGTACCGAGCGCTCGACCCGGTTGAAATGGCTGGATCTGCACAACCTGCTCGGCGTGGTAACGATCGTGTGGGGCGTGGTTGTTGGTTTTACTGGGGTCATCAACACTGCTTCGGAGATTGTGCTTGGGCTGTGGCAAATGGGACAGCTTTCAGAAATGACGGCACCCTACAAAACTGCGGGGCCACTCACCGGCAAGTTAAGCTCACTCGACCAGGCCATTGTACTGACGAAGCAGGCAGCGCCGGATATGGAGCCGTCGCTAATCGCCTACCCGGGAACGCCGTTTACCAGTAAACACCACTACGCGGTTTTCGTAAAAGGTAACACACCGCTCACAAAAAGAATCATCAAACCTGCGCTGATAGATGCAAAAAAAGGCGAGTTGACAGACATGCGCGATATGCCCTGGTACGTGAATGCACTTTTCATTTCGCAGCCACTGCATTTTGGCGATTACGGCGGACTTCCTATGAAAATTATCTGGGCGCTGTTTGACATTGCGACCATTGTGATCCTCGGCAGCGGCTTATACTTATGGTTTGCCAGAAATAAGGCTACCCGGGCACATATTAGCAGATTAAGCAAGAATGAAACAGAAATCCTGACCGTTCAGGCTCAAAATGAAAATGCATAA
- a CDS encoding T9SS type A sorting domain-containing protein, producing MIAASLGNWTGLGQAYMNNLNNWIDHNGSVLATNPLAFSFSGAKNAPFIGYALSGIASPLPYNITVPFSGLPFAIMYISVASAVFTSSNITGYYNAQIPADVMPGSFTPIFQLVAESLNGVGVNSNIRMPNGCFIPTASALDFDTNDWYHNIATDPNKLEKTPFASIFATVGNFDHRRPLADHFELAEWIMNEVSIFNAAVEDCEDEPLPVKLSSFLAKKEGEVALLNWTTVSEVNFDRFSIERSEDGKKWVAIGTVFPKSDLTSDYSFSDKIPLPGANYYRLKMVDRDGSFAYSEIKEVAFDAKKIFVYPNPADSDDRIRLMKGDQVISEIQIYNKAGKQVYQSKLPREEIDIRKLLSGQYIMKVIFENGEENSQVFIKK from the coding sequence ATGATCGCTGCCAGTTTAGGGAACTGGACGGGACTCGGACAAGCCTATATGAATAATCTGAACAATTGGATAGATCATAATGGCAGTGTTCTGGCAACAAATCCGCTTGCTTTCAGCTTCTCCGGCGCCAAGAATGCACCATTTATTGGATACGCACTGTCTGGGATTGCATCCCCGCTTCCGTACAATATAACCGTCCCATTTTCTGGTTTGCCTTTTGCGATCATGTACATTTCAGTCGCCAGCGCGGTATTTACATCCAGCAATATCACTGGATATTATAACGCGCAGATACCCGCAGATGTAATGCCGGGTAGTTTTACCCCTATATTTCAACTGGTGGCTGAAAGTCTGAATGGGGTCGGTGTAAATTCAAATATCCGGATGCCCAATGGTTGCTTTATACCTACTGCAAGTGCACTCGATTTCGATACAAATGACTGGTATCATAATATCGCTACGGATCCCAACAAACTGGAAAAAACGCCTTTCGCATCCATATTTGCGACTGTCGGTAATTTTGATCACAGGAGACCTCTCGCAGACCATTTTGAGCTGGCGGAATGGATCATGAATGAGGTTTCGATTTTTAATGCGGCTGTGGAGGATTGTGAGGATGAGCCGCTGCCGGTGAAGTTGAGTAGTTTTCTGGCAAAAAAAGAAGGAGAAGTGGCATTGCTGAATTGGACAACTGTTTCAGAGGTGAATTTTGATCGTTTCAGTATCGAGAGAAGCGAAGACGGGAAGAAGTGGGTTGCTATCGGTACGGTTTTTCCTAAGAGTGATTTGACCTCCGATTATTCTTTTTCAGATAAGATTCCTCTGCCAGGAGCCAATTATTACCGACTGAAAATGGTAGATCGCGACGGTTCATTTGCTTACAGCGAGATTAAGGAGGTAGCGTTCGATGCAAAGAAAATATTTGTATACCCAAATCCTGCTGATAGCGACGATCGTATTCGTCTCATGAAAGGAGACCAAGTAATTTCAGAAATACAGATTTACAATAAAGCTGGTAAGCAAGTTTATCAATCGAAACTTCCGCGAGAGGAGATTGATATCAGAAAACTTTTATCCGGGCAATATATTATGAAAGTAATTTTTGAAAACGGGGAAGAAAATAGTCAGGTCTTTATAAAGAAATAG
- a CDS encoding esterase/lipase family protein: MTSNMETRSTFKIFITSALLLIHASALSQGDFSITASIGYAAAPNEVKTHFSVPGATPGSSGDPFSYQAASGRYSVYPAWTNTSGTILKPIIIAEGFDPTDKYSCDGIISLLNGSIDNSFDDLANQLRFQGYDLIVLDYDDGGQLIQRNAFLLVKLIQHINATKASACPIILAGFSMGGIVSRYALNYMEANALPHNVGLFFSFDAPQKGANIPLSMQDMIDWLDNNVVTYGLSVEIQHQARSIHSYAAQQMLIYHTDYINGDVANVNPAFTGFYNQMKGLIGGMAIRRNAK, from the coding sequence TTGACGTCAAATATGGAAACTAGATCAACATTCAAAATATTTATTACTTCTGCTTTGCTTCTTATTCATGCTTCAGCACTGTCGCAAGGCGATTTTTCAATCACTGCGAGTATTGGATATGCTGCCGCGCCGAATGAAGTTAAAACACATTTTTCAGTGCCGGGTGCAACTCCTGGTTCATCAGGTGATCCATTTTCTTATCAGGCAGCAAGCGGAAGATACTCAGTCTATCCTGCCTGGACCAATACTTCTGGAACAATATTAAAGCCAATAATCATTGCAGAAGGCTTTGATCCGACTGATAAGTATAGCTGTGACGGAATTATTTCCCTGTTAAATGGATCTATTGATAATTCATTTGACGATCTCGCAAATCAGCTCCGATTTCAGGGATATGATCTGATAGTGCTCGACTATGATGATGGAGGTCAGCTTATACAGAGAAATGCTTTTCTCTTGGTAAAACTGATCCAGCATATTAACGCGACGAAGGCTTCTGCCTGCCCTATTATTTTGGCGGGATTCAGCATGGGTGGAATTGTTTCCAGGTATGCTTTGAATTATATGGAAGCGAATGCACTTCCTCACAATGTCGGCTTGTTCTTCTCTTTCGATGCTCCGCAAAAAGGGGCTAACATCCCTTTAAGTATGCAGGATATGATTGACTGGCTGGATAATAATGTTGTTACCTATGGTTTAAGCGTGGAAATTCAGCACCAGGCACGGTCCATTCATTCCTATGCCGCACAACAGATGCTTATTTACCATACCGACTATATTAATGGTGATGTCGCCAATGTGAATCCGGCGTTTACCGGATTTTATAATCAGATGAAGGGTTTGATTGGGGGAATGGCTATCCGAAGAAATGCAAAATGA
- a CDS encoding DUF6252 family protein, whose translation MTKLQLILIAMTVASLIHSCKPKQILPEPTQEGLNTFGVKIDGKVWLPKGSFDFFGASKLHSSYYEHLGSLGITAQKATNQEVLKLVVLDIRSVGSYKLNVDDKRASKTEYSGKLVDDEYFAYAGGTNTVNITRFDTVNKVISGTFEVQLKGSKNNIIKNFSQGIFDVKYGN comes from the coding sequence ATGACAAAACTGCAATTGATTTTAATAGCAATGACCGTGGCGAGTCTGATCCACAGCTGCAAACCAAAGCAGATTCTGCCCGAACCGACTCAGGAGGGGCTTAACACCTTCGGGGTGAAGATTGACGGGAAGGTCTGGCTGCCAAAAGGAAGCTTTGATTTTTTTGGTGCTTCTAAGCTCCACTCGTCGTATTACGAACATCTTGGTTCTCTGGGTATTACTGCGCAAAAGGCCACGAATCAGGAAGTGCTGAAACTGGTGGTTCTTGATATCAGGTCTGTCGGAAGTTACAAATTGAATGTGGATGATAAGCGGGCTTCGAAAACAGAGTATAGCGGAAAATTAGTCGATGACGAATATTTCGCCTATGCCGGTGGAACAAACACTGTGAATATTACCCGATTTGATACGGTCAACAAGGTAATATCCGGAACCTTTGAAGTTCAACTGAAAGGCAGTAAAAACAATATTATAAAAAATTTCTCACAAGGTATTTTTGACGTCAAATATGGAAACTAG
- a CDS encoding alkaline phosphatase family protein encodes MKRITTFFKVTIVLVLAISTVFGQAGKETSNTRNKTLIVFFDGLRPDYITREQMPNLFAFKETASFAKNHHSVFPTVTRVNSASYATGSYPGTHGLLGNAIYIPEVDPLKSIGTGHEDLIKIPGATGGSILTSPSLGEILESAGEKMMVFSSGTTGQAFLQNHQANGTIINPELILPETFKTQVLAEIGEVPREVGEGLAKHKWVTDALLKYGLAKDGPLVSAIWLSDPDGAAHKNGIGSPEAVEAIRFVDGQFGRILEAMQSRGLDGKYNIIISTDHGFVTQIGSISLTDFLIQEGLKKDKESDDVILAEGSIYVKNHDPELIRKIVASLQEEEWIGAIFTKAKQAGDNHGWVEGTLSFDAIHFNHPQRTGDILVAKAWNDVKNEKGFAGTDYSKGKAGHGGSSPYEIHINLFAKGPDFKNGAVTELPTSNIDIVPTILSIYHIQQSAQMDGRSISELLKKPSRATGTVQKELIKTEVTHDWGTYFLTLEMSVLGRYKYFDFSKTERVFKK; translated from the coding sequence ATGAAGAGGATAACTACATTTTTTAAGGTGACCATTGTTTTAGTACTGGCTATTTCAACCGTCTTCGGGCAGGCCGGAAAGGAAACATCAAACACCAGGAATAAAACCCTGATTGTCTTTTTCGACGGGCTGCGGCCGGATTATATTACCAGGGAACAGATGCCTAATCTGTTTGCTTTCAAGGAAACGGCAAGTTTTGCCAAAAATCACCACAGCGTTTTTCCAACGGTCACGCGGGTTAATTCTGCTTCTTATGCGACAGGTTCTTACCCGGGCACGCACGGTTTACTGGGCAATGCGATTTATATTCCGGAGGTGGATCCGTTGAAAAGCATTGGTACCGGTCACGAGGATTTGATTAAAATCCCCGGCGCGACGGGAGGTTCAATATTGACATCCCCGTCACTGGGCGAAATACTGGAATCAGCCGGTGAGAAAATGATGGTTTTCAGCTCAGGAACGACCGGTCAGGCTTTTTTACAAAACCATCAGGCAAACGGTACCATCATAAATCCCGAACTGATTTTGCCGGAAACGTTCAAAACGCAGGTTTTAGCAGAAATCGGGGAAGTGCCGAGAGAAGTAGGCGAGGGGCTTGCGAAGCACAAATGGGTGACGGATGCATTGCTAAAGTACGGACTGGCTAAAGACGGGCCGCTCGTAAGTGCGATCTGGCTTTCGGATCCCGACGGTGCGGCACACAAAAACGGTATCGGTTCACCCGAGGCGGTGGAAGCGATCAGATTTGTTGACGGGCAGTTCGGGCGAATTCTCGAAGCGATGCAAAGCAGGGGACTTGATGGAAAGTATAACATCATTATTTCGACGGACCACGGGTTTGTAACGCAGATCGGCAGTATCAGTCTGACCGATTTTCTGATACAGGAAGGCTTAAAGAAAGACAAAGAATCTGATGATGTGATATTGGCTGAGGGAAGTATTTATGTCAAAAACCACGACCCGGAATTGATCAGGAAGATCGTGGCGAGTTTGCAGGAAGAAGAATGGATCGGGGCGATTTTTACAAAAGCCAAACAGGCGGGCGATAACCATGGCTGGGTGGAAGGCACGCTGTCATTTGATGCAATTCATTTTAATCATCCGCAGCGGACGGGCGATATTCTCGTGGCAAAAGCCTGGAACGATGTGAAAAATGAAAAGGGTTTTGCAGGGACAGATTACTCGAAAGGAAAAGCGGGGCACGGCGGATCGAGCCCGTACGAGATACATATTAATTTATTTGCCAAAGGCCCTGATTTTAAAAATGGGGCAGTAACCGAGCTTCCTACTTCGAACATCGATATCGTGCCCACTATACTCAGCATCTATCATATTCAGCAGTCCGCGCAAATGGATGGAAGGTCAATTTCCGAGCTGTTAAAGAAACCTTCCAGGGCGACAGGAACTGTACAAAAAGAGTTAATTAAAACGGAAGTAACGCACGATTGGGGGACTTACTTTTTAACGCTGGAAATGTCTGTTTTGGGTAGATATAAGTATTTCGATTTCAGTAAAACCGAACGGGTATTTAAGAAGTAA
- a CDS encoding YncE family protein yields MNTYGKLFLLFALFGARISPAQTATEISAFQVKEAKQAVAVDDQFFYVINNSTIGKYSKKDAKLLKTWDGEKEGIKHLNSGVVIKGKLYCANTNYPEIPMASSIEIFDVNTMEHIDNHSFGIAPHGSLTWIDRKDGFWWAGFAHYAGKEASEGRDVRWTAVVKYDKEWRELESWVFPKNLIALFTPKSNSGGGWGNDGKLYCTGHDRAELYVLQLPKSGFTLEHLATVPAPIEGQGIAFDKSIKAPLTLYGIKRSTNTVTISTIK; encoded by the coding sequence ATGAACACTTACGGCAAACTCTTTCTCCTTTTCGCGCTATTTGGCGCACGCATTTCCCCAGCTCAGACAGCTACCGAAATTTCTGCTTTTCAGGTGAAGGAAGCCAAGCAGGCGGTCGCGGTAGACGATCAGTTCTTCTATGTCATCAACAACAGTACTATTGGTAAATACAGCAAAAAGGATGCGAAACTGCTCAAAACCTGGGATGGTGAAAAGGAGGGAATTAAGCACCTGAATAGTGGAGTTGTGATCAAAGGAAAATTGTATTGTGCCAACACCAATTACCCCGAAATTCCGATGGCAAGCTCAATCGAGATATTTGACGTCAATACGATGGAGCATATTGATAACCACAGCTTTGGTATTGCCCCGCACGGTTCGCTTACGTGGATTGACCGGAAAGACGGGTTTTGGTGGGCGGGTTTCGCACATTATGCGGGTAAAGAGGCAAGCGAGGGCCGTGATGTGCGCTGGACGGCGGTTGTCAAATACGACAAGGAATGGCGGGAACTCGAATCGTGGGTATTTCCCAAAAATCTGATCGCTCTTTTTACACCTAAAAGTAACTCCGGCGGCGGCTGGGGAAACGACGGTAAACTGTACTGTACCGGGCACGACCGCGCTGAACTGTATGTGCTGCAGCTGCCAAAGTCGGGCTTTACGCTCGAACACCTTGCCACGGTGCCCGCACCGATCGAAGGTCAGGGAATCGCGTTCGACAAATCCATAAAAGCTCCTCTGACGTTGTACGGAATCAAACGTTCAACGAATACCGTAACCATTTCAACAATAAAATAA
- a CDS encoding VOC family protein has translation MAIYPYLTFNGNCKEAMRFYQSCFGGELRFTYLGEAPFGRDLPDEMKQLIVQASLESEHIRLFASDLGNEEGLYAGNSVSLLISMAGNAHLKFVFDKLSRKGEVTGPLSPAFQKGQWATLTDKYAIQWIFEVI, from the coding sequence ATGGCGATTTATCCTTATCTGACATTTAACGGCAATTGCAAAGAGGCAATGCGGTTTTACCAGTCATGCTTTGGCGGCGAGCTGCGCTTCACATACCTCGGCGAAGCCCCTTTCGGGCGTGATTTGCCGGACGAAATGAAACAGCTGATCGTACAGGCAAGTCTGGAATCTGAACACATTCGCCTCTTTGCATCCGACCTGGGCAATGAGGAAGGGCTGTACGCAGGCAATAGCGTTTCGCTGCTGATCAGCATGGCGGGAAATGCGCATTTGAAATTTGTTTTCGATAAACTTTCCCGAAAGGGTGAAGTGACAGGCCCTCTGTCACCGGCTTTTCAAAAAGGCCAGTGGGCGACACTTACGGATAAATATGCAATCCAATGGATTTTCGAAGTGATCTGA
- a CDS encoding VOC family protein: MSNLTTNQGIIPFLWFDGRAEEAMHFYTTVFPGSEIIMLKKWGEGSPFPANQVMTGSIRVHGLQMHMFDAGPMFRFTEAISFFVSCKDQEEIDYYWNKLTADGGEESMCGWLKDKFGLSWQIVPAMLGQKSSTGEPRRVGQMFQALGSMKKLNIAELEAAYNQ, encoded by the coding sequence ATGAGCAACTTAACAACTAACCAGGGCATTATTCCTTTTTTGTGGTTTGACGGACGCGCCGAAGAGGCGATGCATTTCTATACCACTGTGTTTCCAGGTTCAGAGATCATCATGCTGAAAAAATGGGGTGAGGGAAGCCCTTTTCCGGCGAACCAGGTGATGACGGGATCAATCCGCGTGCATGGCTTGCAAATGCATATGTTCGATGCCGGCCCGATGTTCAGGTTCACCGAGGCGATATCCTTTTTCGTTTCCTGCAAGGACCAGGAGGAGATTGATTATTACTGGAACAAGCTGACAGCAGATGGCGGCGAGGAAAGCATGTGCGGCTGGCTGAAAGACAAGTTTGGATTGTCCTGGCAGATTGTGCCCGCCATGCTGGGGCAAAAAAGCAGTACCGGCGAGCCCCGCCGGGTAGGACAGATGTTTCAGGCGCTTGGCAGCATGAAAAAGCTTAATATAGCTGAGCTGGAAGCTGCTTATAACCAGTAA